The Cygnus atratus isolate AKBS03 ecotype Queensland, Australia chromosome 7, CAtr_DNAZoo_HiC_assembly, whole genome shotgun sequence genome includes a window with the following:
- the GPRIN2 gene encoding G protein-regulated inducer of neurite outgrowth 2, which produces MSADSHQLHTHSHKDTLSPTCHGLLNVNSHPLSKSSSSLICAGQSSLEERQSNKQELRKSHSSTVCQTLGNESDARSVPSPRRSFSQSGLMVPDGSVVQTMSNLSPDNNSQSRTKTANHFVIVEQSPASWAVGDTKMCVKSSTVGNISSACIVHQRSTCQMEEPGAALQRSHSDLTCSCKQQNCVAHIETSATRSSLSSSSSRHGPSVARMSFQSERDASETDENTSPYQNLGTHLPAIPTDQKVPTNSFDSGGIPRNTTVYTDPGTFHSAVLGLHMPGNGFSNRTMFGQATGIIHGGLTYGNIPNSLYSPMVMPVHNNSAVPCNIRQDSCLKVDATVPAYCHSLPIPSIQLVPRLVCSVSESGKEQAAPGYFHSFSTSDILTYPKLVSSVSESGLDAKRVLKCCSIPGEQLQHAQQERAPPEAQAACVAFSNQQGTDMVMKTKDMWTMTSVNDLTKGLKAALERRDAEVQTLPTMECKSVATSPAAAAEGHPHVFPEVNLEQQDLEAPKSPVREVRWDDEGMTWEVYGASVDPEVLGLAIQKHLEIQIEQFQTEPLQLAGKRKEDSFNKETSSDKMGKKRPFRTMMHSLRYPSCCTRSSTAVE; this is translated from the coding sequence ATGTCAGCTGACAGCCACCAGCTCCACACTCATTCCCACAAGGACACACTGAGTCCTACTTGTCATGGTCTCTTGAATGTCAACAGTCACCCCCTGTCAAAGAGCTCCTCGAGTCTGATCTGTGCTGGGCAGTCAAGTTtagaggaaaggcaaagcaacaAACAGGAGCTTAGGAAAAGCCATAGTAGCACTGTCTGCCAAACCCTGGGAAACGAGAGCGATGCCAGGAGTGTGCCAAGTCCGAGACGGTCCTTTTCACAGTCTGGGTTGATGGTACCAGATGGATCAGTAGTCCAAACCATGAGCAATCTGTCACCTGATAACAATTCACAGAGCAGAACTAAGACTGCAAACCATTTTGTTATCGTTGAACAGTCCCCAGCATCTTGGGCAGTGGGTGACACTAAGATGTGTGTGAAGAGCAGCACTGTTGGGAATATTTCTTCAGCCTGCATTGTACACCAGCGTAGCACATGCCAAATGGAAGAACCAGGAGCTGCTCTTCAGAGAAGCCACTCAGACCTAACTTGCAGTTGCAAACAGCAGAATTGCGTTGCTCACATAGAAACCAGTGCTACTCGCTCCAGCCTGAGTTCTTCTAGCAGCAGGCATGGTCCATCGGTGGCGAGGATGTCTTTCCAGTCAGAGAGAGATGCGTCcgaaacagatgaaaatacgTCTCCCTATCAAAACCTTGGGACTCATCTTCCAGCAATACCTACAGACCAAAAAGTACCCACAAATAGCTTTGACAGCGGTGGTATTCCACGTAACACAACTGTTTACACAGATCCTGGAACATTTCACAGCGCTGTTCTTGGACTCCACATGCCTGGCAATGGTTTCTCAAACAGAACCATGTTCGGTCAAGCCACTGGGATTATTCATGGTGGTCTGACTTATGGTAATATTCCAAACTCTTTATACTCACCTATGGTGATGCCAGTTCATAACAACTCTGCAGTGCCCTGTAATATAAGGCAGGATTCCTGTCTGAAAGTAGATGCTACCGTCCCTGCCTATTGCCATTCTTTGCCGATACCATCTATACAACTTGTTCCGCGGTTGGTATGCTCGGTTAGCGAGTCAGGAAAAGAGCAGGCAGCACCTGGctattttcattccttttctacTTCAGACATTCTGACGTACCCTAAGCTTGTGTCTTCAGTAAGTGAATCAGGCCTGGATGCCAAGAGAGTCCTAAAGTGCTGTAGCATTCCTGGAGAACAACTGCAGCATGCTCAGCAGGAGAGAGCTCCTCCAGAAGCACAGGCTGCCTGTGTGGCCTTTAGCAACCAGCAAGGTACAGACATGGTAATGAAGACCAAGGATATGTGGACTATGACCTCTGTAAATGACTTAACCAAAGGACTGAAAGCAGCTCTTGAGCGTAGAGATGCTGAGGTACAAACTCTTCCCACCATGGAATGCAAATCTGTGGCAacaagcccagcagctgcagcagaaggccACCCACACGTGTTCCCAGAAGTGAACCTGGAGCAGCAAGACTTGGAGGCCCCCAAATCTCCAGTACGTGAAGTGAGATGGGATGATGAAGGAATGACGTGGGAAGTGTATGGGGCATCTGTGGATCCAGAGGTCCTTGGTCTAGCTATTCAAAAACATCTTGAGATTCAGATAGAACAATTCCAGACAGAGCCCCTTCAGCTggctgggaaaagaaaggaggattCTTTCAATAAGGAGACATCTTCTGataaaatggggaagaaaagacCATTCAGAACAATGATGCATTCCCTGAGATACCCAAGTTGTTGCACTCGTTCCAGTACTGCAGTGGAGTGA